Proteins from one Verrucomicrobiota bacterium genomic window:
- the glpK gene encoding glycerol kinase GlpK, with protein MSFILSLDQGTTSSRAIIFDKAGSIIAVAQREFEQIFPKPGWVEHNAKEIWDSQLAVAREALEKAGATAADISGIGITNQRETTVVWDRATGEPIANAIVWQDRRTADYCRGLKEAGHAENIQKKTGLVLDAYFSGSKVRWLLDNTEGARAKAEAGELAFGTMDSWLVWNLTGGKVHITDASNASRTLLFNIETMSWDDELLELLNVPASVLPEVRQSSEVYGESTDDCFGGAIPIAGIAGDQHAALFGQACHKSGMAKNTFGTGCFMLMNTGTEMVRSTNDLLTTVAWKVDGQVEYALEGSIFIAGAVVQWLRDQLGIIESAPDVEALAASVEDNGGVYFVPAFSGLGSPHWDPYARGTIAGLTRGSSKGHIARAALEGIAYQVMDILKAMEADSGISLQELRVDGGASMNALLMQFQSDILGVPVVRPQTPETTALGAAYLAGLATGYWSSRDEISEQWGVDARFEPNMDADKVSSLVAGWQKAVGRAKAWEDQG; from the coding sequence ATGTCATTTATTCTATCACTCGACCAAGGCACGACCAGTTCACGTGCCATTATTTTCGACAAAGCAGGTTCCATCATTGCCGTAGCTCAGCGCGAGTTTGAGCAGATCTTCCCGAAACCTGGCTGGGTCGAACACAACGCCAAGGAAATTTGGGATTCTCAATTAGCGGTGGCACGAGAAGCTTTGGAAAAAGCAGGAGCTACTGCGGCGGACATATCTGGAATTGGGATTACCAACCAACGGGAAACAACCGTTGTCTGGGATCGCGCAACCGGAGAACCGATCGCCAATGCCATAGTGTGGCAGGACAGGCGCACAGCAGACTATTGCCGCGGATTGAAAGAAGCCGGGCATGCAGAAAACATTCAGAAAAAAACCGGCCTGGTTTTGGATGCTTATTTTTCAGGATCCAAAGTTCGCTGGTTGCTGGATAACACAGAAGGTGCTCGCGCGAAAGCCGAAGCAGGTGAGCTGGCATTTGGTACGATGGACAGTTGGCTGGTCTGGAATTTGACCGGTGGAAAAGTTCACATCACCGATGCAAGTAATGCCAGTCGGACACTCCTATTTAACATCGAAACAATGAGCTGGGATGACGAGCTCCTCGAGCTGCTCAACGTACCTGCCAGTGTTCTACCTGAAGTTCGACAGAGCAGTGAAGTGTATGGAGAATCCACCGACGACTGTTTCGGCGGGGCGATACCCATTGCCGGTATTGCTGGCGACCAGCACGCAGCTCTCTTTGGTCAAGCCTGCCATAAAAGCGGAATGGCGAAAAACACTTTCGGCACCGGTTGTTTCATGTTGATGAATACCGGAACGGAAATGGTCCGTTCAACGAACGACCTTCTCACAACCGTTGCCTGGAAAGTCGATGGTCAAGTGGAGTATGCCCTGGAAGGGAGTATATTTATTGCTGGGGCAGTGGTGCAATGGCTCAGAGACCAACTCGGTATAATCGAAAGTGCACCGGACGTCGAAGCACTCGCAGCTTCAGTAGAAGACAATGGAGGCGTTTACTTTGTGCCTGCTTTTTCCGGGCTGGGTTCACCTCATTGGGATCCCTACGCCCGAGGAACGATTGCCGGTCTGACACGTGGCTCCTCCAAAGGCCATATCGCACGGGCCGCACTTGAGGGCATAGCCTATCAGGTCATGGATATCTTAAAAGCGATGGAAGCCGATTCCGGTATCAGTTTACAGGAACTTCGTGTCGATGGAGGTGCATCTATGAACGCACTGCTTATGCAATTTCAAAGCGACATTCTCGGTGTTCCGGTAGTTCGTCCACAAACCCCTGAAACCACTGCACTGGGGGCAGCCTACCTCGCAGGCCTCGCCACTGGTTACTGGTCAAGCAGAGACGAAATTTCCGAACAATGGGGAGTCGATGCACGCTTCGAACCAAACATGGACGCAGACAAGGTGAGCTCCCTCGTTGCTGGCTGGCAAAAAGCAGTCGGCCGAGCGAAAGCGTGGGAAGATCAGGGGTAG
- a CDS encoding fatty acid desaturase encodes MLKQFRADKYFFLKYYLINLVIYSLGCTLLALTTNTLTGNYGWLWLLLLIPVILPDFMVITFGGLICAAFTSYSETFHWFYLLGFPLGAYLGVQSGTLMHNASHGNLRPKWLNRVCGELCGLHQLPGVPGWWVTHKIHHQNPDDPKRDPHPPMGLTFWQFVRQMKQTMRTVMTNNFFDQWGESKETKRIWGMVDFTLPINRYLRALFMLLLFGPAIFVFVWIPSYLVNIIFYAHLNYATHQPNEDGDYEILDLNNSWYYRFMNVIGQGCYYHKTHHWKPTSINPQSINPTREEPLVSFKFGDENNG; translated from the coding sequence ATGCTAAAACAATTTCGCGCTGATAAGTATTTTTTTCTAAAGTACTATTTGATCAACCTGGTCATCTATTCATTAGGTTGTACTCTCTTGGCCCTAACGACTAACACGCTTACAGGAAATTACGGCTGGCTTTGGTTACTGTTGCTGATCCCGGTTATTTTGCCGGATTTTATGGTTATTACCTTTGGAGGTCTTATTTGTGCAGCCTTTACTAGTTACTCAGAAACTTTTCATTGGTTTTATTTGCTGGGATTTCCGCTGGGGGCTTATCTCGGTGTTCAGTCGGGAACACTGATGCATAATGCTTCTCATGGAAACCTGCGACCCAAATGGTTAAACCGGGTTTGTGGTGAATTATGCGGTTTGCACCAGTTGCCAGGAGTTCCTGGTTGGTGGGTCACACATAAAATTCATCATCAAAATCCCGATGATCCGAAACGGGATCCCCATCCTCCTATGGGTTTAACTTTCTGGCAATTTGTGCGTCAAATGAAGCAAACGATGCGCACAGTGATGACTAATAATTTCTTCGATCAATGGGGTGAATCAAAAGAAACAAAGCGAATCTGGGGCATGGTGGATTTTACCTTGCCGATCAATCGCTATCTAAGAGCACTGTTCATGCTTCTTTTGTTTGGTCCTGCGATTTTCGTGTTTGTTTGGATTCCATCTTATTTGGTAAACATTATTTTCTACGCCCACCTCAATTACGCCACACACCAACCAAACGAAGACGGCGACTATGAGATTCTTGATCTCAATAATAGTTGGTACTATAGGTTCATGAATGTCATTGGACAAGGGTGCTATTACCATAAAACGCATCACTGGAAACCGACGTCGATCAATCCGCAGTCGATCAATCCGACACGCGAAGAGCCTTTGGTCTCGTTTAAGTTTGGAGACGAGAATAACGGATAG
- a CDS encoding acyl-CoA synthetase, whose product MEELPLISRARSYGDQTAIREGTAEFSYKQLLDDSSALASRLLTETHDLDEARIAFLAPAGFDYTVIQWAIWRAGGVVVPLCLSAAVPELEYTLTNSETSQVIVTREQAKKVEKLCERLGLPLLIVEEQGSVPEKPLPTISSTRRAMILYTSGTTSKPKGVVSTHANIQAQIETLVEAWEWQADDRIPLFLPLHHIHGIINVLCCALWMGAKVETFPSFKSDTILKRVAEGAYTVFMAVPTIYVKLIAALEALGEEDRAPIVRGFADMRLMVSGSAALPASVHEQWTALTTQKLLERYGMTEIGMGLSNPFRGERRPGAVGVPLPLVEVRLKAENGELVTNEDEPGEIQVKGPGVFDEYWKRPEVTAESFDDGWFRTGDMAVIETGYYRIMGRLSVDIIKSGGYKLSALEIEAVLLQHPLISECAVIGVHDDTWGEMVAAAVVLKDGTSLELETLRDWCRDKLSHYKLPKKLLVVDALPRNAMGKVTKPAVKDLF is encoded by the coding sequence ATGGAAGAACTACCACTAATTTCACGAGCACGTTCTTACGGTGATCAAACGGCGATCCGGGAAGGAACGGCCGAGTTTAGTTACAAGCAACTACTGGACGATTCTTCAGCATTGGCATCGAGACTCTTAACTGAAACGCACGATCTGGATGAAGCCCGAATCGCGTTTCTGGCTCCGGCAGGCTTTGATTACACGGTCATCCAATGGGCGATATGGCGCGCGGGCGGAGTTGTCGTACCCCTTTGTTTATCCGCAGCAGTTCCGGAACTTGAATACACGTTAACCAATTCGGAGACGAGTCAGGTAATTGTAACAAGAGAACAGGCGAAGAAAGTAGAAAAACTTTGTGAGCGATTGGGACTTCCTTTGTTAATTGTTGAGGAGCAGGGGTCCGTGCCAGAAAAACCACTACCTACCATTTCAAGCACCAGGAGAGCCATGATTCTTTACACCAGCGGTACGACGAGTAAGCCGAAGGGAGTTGTTTCAACACACGCGAATATCCAAGCCCAAATCGAAACGCTCGTCGAAGCCTGGGAATGGCAAGCTGATGATCGCATTCCTCTATTCCTTCCGCTTCATCACATCCACGGAATCATCAATGTACTTTGCTGTGCGCTTTGGATGGGAGCAAAAGTTGAAACGTTTCCATCCTTTAAGAGTGATACCATTTTAAAACGCGTCGCTGAAGGTGCCTACACCGTGTTTATGGCGGTGCCTACGATCTACGTAAAGCTAATCGCAGCCCTCGAGGCTCTTGGCGAGGAAGACCGCGCACCGATCGTTCGAGGCTTTGCAGACATGCGGTTGATGGTATCCGGCTCTGCTGCATTGCCAGCCAGCGTTCATGAACAATGGACCGCATTGACCACTCAAAAACTATTGGAACGCTACGGCATGACCGAAATCGGTATGGGCTTGTCCAATCCCTTCCGCGGGGAGCGCCGTCCGGGTGCAGTGGGCGTTCCCCTACCCTTGGTTGAAGTTCGGCTCAAAGCGGAAAACGGCGAGCTCGTAACCAACGAAGACGAACCTGGAGAGATCCAGGTCAAAGGGCCAGGTGTCTTCGACGAATACTGGAAACGACCTGAGGTAACGGCCGAGTCGTTTGACGACGGCTGGTTCCGCACGGGGGACATGGCAGTGATCGAAACCGGGTACTACCGCATCATGGGTCGGCTATCGGTCGACATCATCAAGAGCGGCGGTTACAAACTCTCGGCCCTGGAAATCGAAGCGGTCCTTTTGCAACATCCACTCATCAGCGAATGCGCTGTCATCGGAGTCCATGACGACACTTGGGGTGAAATGGTGGCAGCCGCTGTAGTTTTGAAAGATGGAACATCACTCGAACTCGAAACACTTCGTGACTGGTGCCGAGACAAACTCTCCCACTACAAACTCCCGAAAAAACTGCTCGTGGTTGATGCCCTTCCCCGCAACGCCATGGGCAAGGTCACCAAACCGGCAGTGAAGGATTTGTTCTAA
- the madL gene encoding malonate transporter subunit MadL, with protein MAIYGTALLSICLLAGVFLGNLLGILIGVDANVGGVGIAMLLLILIAERLQKSGRLQAPSEKGILFWSSIYIPIVVAMAASQNIIAAIKGGPIGILAGVLAVMVCFALVPVISRLGKSDSEPEETL; from the coding sequence ATGGCAATTTACGGAACCGCCCTGCTTTCTATCTGCCTCTTGGCAGGAGTATTCCTGGGTAATCTGCTAGGCATCCTGATCGGGGTAGACGCCAACGTGGGTGGAGTCGGTATCGCGATGCTCTTGTTGATACTGATCGCCGAACGCTTGCAAAAGTCAGGTCGACTCCAAGCCCCAAGTGAGAAAGGGATACTTTTTTGGAGCTCTATCTATATCCCTATCGTGGTTGCCATGGCAGCCAGTCAAAACATTATCGCTGCCATCAAAGGAGGCCCTATCGGAATCCTGGCTGGAGTGCTTGCCGTTATGGTCTGCTTTGCACTGGTTCCCGTTATCAGTCGACTTGGAAAGTCCGATTCAGAGCCAGAGGAAACATTGTGA
- a CDS encoding four helix bundle protein yields the protein MSDNKFLDVEDLLVYQKLCHLHLEVCELTKAWPNEEKYELASQVRRSSNSSPAQLAEKNDDRHIRNKIEGINISRGEAAETIHHLIIASRKGYLADNTYISIKTKYKECIRMLNGLEKTLEKKLPAKDRRWQLDEPSSNYNVEQELTNPGWPNPDT from the coding sequence ATGAGTGACAACAAATTTTTGGATGTAGAAGATTTGTTGGTTTATCAAAAGCTATGCCATCTACATTTGGAAGTATGCGAGCTTACAAAAGCATGGCCTAACGAGGAAAAGTACGAGCTTGCGAGCCAAGTACGACGGTCTTCAAACAGCTCTCCGGCTCAGCTTGCGGAAAAGAATGACGATCGGCACATCCGCAATAAGATCGAAGGAATAAATATTAGCCGAGGGGAAGCAGCTGAAACTATTCATCATCTGATCATTGCATCTCGAAAAGGCTATCTGGCCGACAACACCTACATAAGTATTAAGACAAAATACAAAGAATGCATTCGGATGCTAAATGGTCTTGAAAAAACGTTAGAGAAGAAACTTCCGGCAAAAGATCGACGTTGGCAGCTAGACGAACCAAGCTCGAACTACAATGTCGAACAAGAATTAACAAATCCAGGCTGGCCCAACCCCGACACCTGA
- a CDS encoding ATP-binding protein → MIQRVAEKKIREYAKQYPIVTITGPRQSGKTTLARHIFKNKAYVSLEDIDNRRVAREDPRGFLNTYKDGAILDEAQHAPDLFSYLQTDVDENSQPGRFIITGSQQFEMMEEVSQSLAGRTAIARLLPLALGEVSKSTSFSSFEEAIYTGFYPAIYDKHLNPTDVYSFYVSTYLERDVRRILNVVDMDRFDVFLRLCASRTGQLLNTNQMGSEVGVKHNTIKSWISVLQASYIVKLLRPWHANIKKRLIKTPKLYFLDTGLACHLLGINKTEHVSSHPLRGALFETMIVSEALKQRFNVGRSDNLSYFRDHKGNEVDLLADYADGFDAIEIKSALTFTPEFFKGLDLFDSIAHKVRSKKVVYGGLQGRKFKGNPIESWQRFSISVD, encoded by the coding sequence ATGATTCAGCGCGTTGCGGAGAAAAAGATTCGGGAGTATGCTAAACAGTACCCGATCGTTACTATTACGGGTCCACGGCAATCTGGGAAAACTACCCTGGCTCGTCATATATTTAAGAACAAAGCATACGTTTCTCTGGAGGATATCGATAACCGGCGTGTAGCTAGGGAAGATCCTCGCGGGTTCCTGAATACCTATAAGGATGGAGCGATACTGGATGAAGCCCAACATGCGCCGGACCTTTTTTCATACCTCCAAACGGACGTGGATGAAAATTCACAACCTGGTCGATTCATAATAACAGGCAGCCAACAGTTCGAAATGATGGAGGAAGTAAGTCAATCTCTGGCAGGTCGAACCGCCATTGCCCGACTGCTTCCTTTGGCGCTTGGTGAAGTCTCAAAAAGCACTTCATTTTCCTCATTCGAAGAAGCCATTTACACCGGGTTTTATCCGGCTATTTATGACAAGCATCTAAACCCAACCGACGTGTATTCATTTTATGTATCCACTTATCTTGAGCGGGATGTGCGGAGGATTTTGAATGTGGTGGATATGGACCGCTTTGACGTATTTCTCAGACTGTGCGCATCGAGAACGGGGCAGCTTCTTAATACAAATCAGATGGGTTCAGAAGTAGGGGTGAAGCACAATACCATCAAGAGCTGGATCTCCGTGCTGCAAGCCAGCTATATCGTAAAGTTGCTGAGACCCTGGCATGCCAATATTAAAAAACGTCTCATAAAGACACCGAAGCTTTATTTCCTGGATACAGGGCTGGCTTGTCATCTACTAGGCATAAATAAAACGGAGCATGTCTCATCACATCCATTGCGTGGAGCCTTGTTCGAAACCATGATTGTTTCTGAGGCCTTAAAGCAACGGTTCAATGTGGGGAGGTCGGACAATCTATCCTATTTCCGGGATCACAAAGGCAACGAAGTTGACCTGCTCGCTGACTATGCGGATGGCTTCGACGCGATCGAAATAAAATCTGCCCTGACATTTACCCCGGAGTTTTTTAAAGGCCTGGATCTCTTTGATTCGATTGCCCATAAAGTGCGAAGTAAGAAGGTGGTATATGGCGGCCTTCAAGGCCGAAAATTCAAGGGTAACCCGATTGAATCCTGGCAACGGTTTTCGATATCCGTTGATTAA
- the madM gene encoding malonate transporter subunit MadM, with translation MSEVFDSLFQVLTKYSLVTAFAVIGVTVWVSYYLSEKLTRGWLHGSSIAILIGLTLAYMGGHTTGGSRGIADVGLFAGIGVMGGTVLRDLAIVSTAFGVRLDVFRKTGLAGIISLLVGVFVSFFIGALVAYTFGYRDAVSMTTIGGGAATFLVGPVTGSALGASSEVMALSIAAGLTKSILVMSTTPFVAKYIGLNNPRSALIFGGLMGTNSGVAGGLAATDPKLVPYGAMTATFFTGLGCLLGPSVIYILIRAIV, from the coding sequence GTGAGCGAAGTTTTCGATTCCCTGTTTCAGGTCCTGACCAAGTACTCGCTGGTCACAGCCTTTGCAGTTATCGGGGTTACGGTTTGGGTATCCTATTACTTGTCCGAGAAACTCACGCGTGGCTGGCTGCATGGTTCATCCATCGCAATTCTGATTGGGTTGACGCTTGCCTACATGGGAGGCCATACAACGGGCGGCTCAAGAGGTATCGCTGATGTAGGATTGTTTGCAGGTATCGGCGTGATGGGCGGAACCGTGTTGCGAGACCTCGCCATTGTTTCAACTGCTTTTGGAGTTCGACTTGATGTGTTTCGTAAGACTGGATTGGCCGGAATTATTTCTCTTTTGGTTGGCGTATTCGTGTCATTTTTTATCGGAGCACTGGTGGCCTATACCTTTGGTTACCGCGATGCCGTTAGCATGACAACGATCGGAGGTGGAGCTGCCACTTTTTTGGTGGGTCCCGTAACCGGAAGCGCCCTCGGAGCCAGTTCCGAAGTCATGGCCCTGAGCATTGCGGCAGGATTGACGAAATCGATTCTGGTTATGTCGACTACGCCATTTGTGGCTAAGTATATAGGGCTCAATAATCCTCGGTCGGCACTCATTTTTGGTGGATTGATGGGCACCAACAGTGGAGTTGCAGGTGGCCTTGCCGCCACCGATCCAAAGTTGGTTCCTTATGGAGCAATGACTGCTACATTCTTCACCGGACTGGGTTGCCTGTTAGGGCCTTCCGTTATTTATATTCTGATAAGGGCGATAGTGTGA
- a CDS encoding ThuA domain-containing protein — MLRSISLVVVCLFAYTANLSAKSIHVLMWDERQPRQEEAYDNWIGNEIVARLKASTKNMEFRSVALDDPEQGLSDESLDWADVLLWWGHARHSDVTWDNAKKVADMVESGDLNIAILHSAHWSRPFVELMNRRSIEDGLAYIEKHNPGKKVTYETIAPPLERSVPMRGNVITPAFYGYNKGKTAVHGIIHLPWCCFPAFRNDGEPSTLTTKNPYHPIAKGIPTTFEIPLTEMYDEPFHIPNPDEVIFEETWATGEWFRSGLIWNTGSGKVFYFRPGHETFPVFKQDEIIQILGNACEWLGDN, encoded by the coding sequence ATGTTAAGATCGATCTCACTCGTAGTAGTTTGTTTGTTTGCTTACACAGCAAACCTCTCCGCAAAATCCATTCACGTCCTCATGTGGGACGAGCGCCAACCTCGCCAAGAAGAAGCCTACGATAATTGGATTGGGAACGAAATTGTGGCCCGACTGAAAGCGTCCACCAAGAACATGGAATTCCGCTCGGTGGCTTTGGACGATCCTGAGCAGGGATTGTCCGATGAAAGCCTGGATTGGGCGGACGTACTGCTCTGGTGGGGACACGCACGCCATAGTGATGTGACCTGGGACAATGCAAAAAAAGTTGCCGACATGGTGGAGAGCGGAGACCTCAACATCGCGATTCTACACTCGGCTCATTGGTCGCGCCCTTTTGTGGAACTGATGAACCGGCGGAGCATTGAGGACGGCCTTGCTTACATTGAGAAACACAACCCCGGAAAGAAAGTTACTTATGAAACTATTGCTCCTCCTTTAGAGCGATCGGTTCCCATGCGAGGCAACGTCATCACCCCTGCATTCTACGGTTACAACAAAGGCAAGACCGCGGTTCATGGCATCATACACCTTCCCTGGTGCTGTTTCCCCGCCTTTCGAAATGACGGCGAACCCAGCACTTTAACTACCAAGAATCCCTATCACCCCATTGCCAAAGGGATTCCAACGACCTTTGAAATTCCTCTAACCGAAATGTACGACGAGCCCTTCCACATTCCGAATCCGGACGAAGTGATTTTTGAAGAAACCTGGGCAACCGGAGAATGGTTCCGCAGCGGCCTTATCTGGAATACGGGTTCTGGCAAAGTCTTCTACTTCCGTCCGGGCCACGAGACGTTTCCTGTTTTTAAACAAGATGAAATTATTCAGATATTAGGGAACGCGTGTGAGTGGTTGGGAGATAATTGA
- a CDS encoding mannonate dehydratase → MNLRPLRFLLFFVVIFNLVEPLAAVDEPWSPKISENIGNVDELTLSWLAQLGSEWVVLQGTDWVDKDENGYWTADEIAPVQERCREFGLELYSLMIPLSWLMSPMLNEADKDLKIENVCKSIRAAGKQGVQMVEWRWSPDFKWGDDVGYYDAKGRGGATYKAFDYNGAKYKPPFPELGVISRKQMWDRLLYFCGPVMKAAEEAGVKMSLHPKDPPVKQMRGISRVLTNTDEILEFLHAVDSPANGFTFCQGTVTEMGVDVIDAIRRIGSTGRIHHVHFRAVRGKVPQYVETFIDEGDVDMLEAIKAFKEVNYTGSLVSDHTPQITGDVEFGKMGRSFSHGYIRALVHAANAD, encoded by the coding sequence ATGAATCTTCGACCACTTCGCTTCCTGTTATTCTTTGTAGTCATTTTTAACCTGGTGGAGCCATTAGCAGCCGTTGACGAGCCGTGGTCCCCCAAGATTTCAGAAAACATCGGAAACGTGGATGAGCTCACGCTTTCCTGGCTTGCTCAGCTTGGGAGTGAATGGGTGGTTCTTCAAGGAACCGATTGGGTGGATAAAGATGAGAATGGCTATTGGACTGCCGACGAGATAGCTCCTGTTCAAGAGAGATGTCGTGAGTTTGGCCTGGAACTCTACTCCTTGATGATTCCATTGAGCTGGTTGATGAGCCCGATGTTGAATGAAGCCGATAAAGACCTTAAGATTGAAAACGTCTGCAAAAGTATTCGGGCCGCCGGGAAGCAGGGGGTCCAAATGGTCGAATGGCGTTGGTCGCCCGATTTCAAATGGGGCGACGATGTAGGATATTACGATGCCAAAGGGCGAGGTGGCGCAACCTACAAGGCATTTGATTACAACGGAGCAAAATACAAACCTCCGTTTCCGGAATTGGGGGTTATTTCTCGAAAACAGATGTGGGATCGACTGCTATATTTTTGCGGACCTGTCATGAAAGCCGCTGAAGAGGCGGGAGTAAAAATGTCCCTGCATCCCAAGGATCCACCTGTCAAACAGATGCGCGGTATTTCGCGAGTGCTCACCAACACGGATGAGATTCTGGAGTTTCTACATGCAGTCGATAGTCCGGCCAATGGATTCACTTTCTGTCAGGGTACGGTTACCGAAATGGGAGTTGATGTGATCGACGCGATTCGGCGGATTGGAAGTACCGGGCGCATTCACCACGTACATTTTCGGGCTGTTCGGGGTAAGGTTCCTCAATACGTTGAAACCTTCATCGATGAAGGAGATGTGGACATGCTTGAAGCCATCAAGGCCTTTAAAGAAGTCAATTACACCGGCTCACTCGTTTCGGATCATACGCCCCAAATAACGGGAGATGTGGAGTTTGGTAAAATGGGACGCTCGTTTTCGCACGGTTATATCCGGGCTCTTGTGCATGCCGCGAATGCGGATTAG
- a CDS encoding aquaporin family protein, which produces MSNFLAEMLGTMILIILGCGVNAGGALTKTFSNAGGWLMGAVGWGLAVMIAIFAVGQVSGAHINPAVTIGLAVAGEFDWAQVPIYIAGQMIGAIIGATIVYLQYLPHWKETQDQGTKLGVFSTSPAVPHTAANVISEIIGTAILVLGLLAIGANSFADGVNPLIIGLLITSIGISLGGTTGYAINPARDLGPRIAHAILPIAGKGDSNWGYAWIPVVGPIVGGALGALVYTLLW; this is translated from the coding sequence ATGAGTAATTTTCTAGCCGAGATGCTCGGCACAATGATCTTAATAATACTCGGCTGCGGTGTAAACGCAGGCGGTGCGCTCACAAAAACCTTCTCCAATGCTGGTGGATGGTTGATGGGAGCAGTTGGTTGGGGACTCGCAGTAATGATCGCTATTTTTGCGGTTGGGCAAGTCAGCGGAGCACATATTAATCCGGCCGTGACGATAGGACTCGCGGTGGCAGGTGAGTTTGATTGGGCACAAGTGCCCATATACATAGCCGGTCAAATGATTGGTGCCATCATCGGTGCAACGATAGTATATCTCCAATACCTCCCCCATTGGAAAGAAACTCAGGATCAGGGCACAAAGCTTGGTGTTTTCTCCACTTCACCCGCCGTGCCTCATACCGCGGCAAACGTTATCAGCGAAATAATTGGAACCGCTATTTTAGTACTAGGCTTGTTGGCAATTGGAGCCAATTCCTTTGCCGACGGTGTCAATCCATTGATCATTGGCCTACTCATTACCAGTATCGGTATTTCCCTCGGTGGAACGACCGGTTACGCTATCAATCCCGCTCGCGACCTGGGTCCACGGATTGCGCATGCAATTTTACCCATTGCCGGTAAAGGAGATTCAAATTGGGGCTACGCATGGATTCCGGTGGTCGGGCCCATTGTAGGAGGTGCCTTAGGTGCTCTCGTCTACACATTGCTTTGGTAG